Genomic segment of Gasterosteus aculeatus chromosome 4, fGasAcu3.hap1.1, whole genome shotgun sequence:
ACGCCAATATATGAAAAGAAATCACATTTCCTTTCATATATTGGCCCATCAAGAGGATTCTGATCATCTGTCAAAAATCATTAATAGTATGCAAATTAAAAGCTTGCACTTGCATCAAGCAATAGAATCTGATTCCCTTTATTGGTGGATTGAGTAGCATTTGTGTATGCATGAAGTATTTGCTGGGTACAAATGAACGGATAGTGGAGcgtgaaataaaatgtctgaaTTGGATGATTATGCAGCCACACACTCTTCAGATTGAAAATATATCAGTCTAATCTTGAAAGTCTATACTGTATTATATATTCAAAGCTTTGATGCTTtttggaatcttttttttttttgcctgctgCGTATTCAAAATGCAGTTCCATCACATTCAAGTGAGAGAATGCATCTTTGAGAGCAggctgttttaataaaaaacacaacaaggcttatcatgtgcgtgtgtgttgcaaTGCAGGTGTTTCATCTTTGTTTGTAAGTGGGGGGAGTCAATGCATGTTCATTCCCATCTGTCTacatcttcatgaatatatggATGGGATCGTATGTCGACATGTGACAGTCATTTCTCCTTGGagttcattattattttgcCAAAGATCCTGCTGTGTTAATAAAGATCAAGGGCAGCAGAGAGTTGTGGAAAGTGAGAATACAgaaggtgtgtgcatgtggagctGCTGGAAAACCTGGAGAGATGAAGGCCTTGTAAAATGTGTCTACACCCCCTGTGGGCCTGCAAGAAAGATGTATCTATATTTATGACTGTGAACAAGCAGATCTAGCTCCAATCATAGCTTTTGTTCTTTGGTTACCCGCACAAAAGTGTGCAAAAAGGAGGTTTTTAATGCCGGATTATTCCCGGCAGCGATTAGATATTTTCTGATGTAGACGGTAAACCACACACTTGGTGGTTGGCAGAGACGGGGCAGAGTTTTGGAGGTTGGTTTGCCAGCAGGTCAAAGGTTATTATAGCCATGACATTTGACAGATGGAACGAGGACGTACAGCGGAAACCAGTTGGATTGAAAGTTGGGGATGAAAGTAGGAGAGCTTGAGCAGGCACGTTATGATTAAAAGAAGGGATGGATGGGACGAGGTGATGGGAGGATTAGGGAATCAGATTGTGAGGTTGCAGAGGATCTAGGAATGCAATTACTTATTGAGGTCACACACCGAAGGATGACTGGAGCAGGAAAGACACATCAGTTACTGTAGGTGTGGAATTAATTTGCTTGTTTGCACAGAAGATTCTTTTATGTGTAAATAGCTTTGCCGGAGAGAGCGTCCCCATCTAATCTTTTTCAGAACTGATGATACTGAATTACTTATAGCCTCACATGTATTGTGTAATAGGGATATATTGTACGAGTAGCACGATTatgagaggaggggaaagggcAAAGAGCGGCAGGATACCAGGATGAAAGGCTAATATAAAATCAAATGATAACGATAGATCTGCTGAATAAGTGAAAAGAAAATGGGGAAAACCAAGTGATGAAAAAGTTTCAGGGCTGTTTAttctgctgcaggaaaagagTGAGTTGTCATTGCATTACACAATGCAGTAAGCTCATTATCTTGATGGGGTTACCTGTAGATGATGCAGGCTGTCTTTTGGCAGGTGGGGCAGTTGTTAATGTCCTGACCCGTTCTGTATGAGCTGCGACTGCAGAAACAACACATGTaaaacatttgcacacacatgcagtagaTGCTCAAATAAACATGCTCAGCTGGTCCAAAACATACCTTTTTAAGAGAAttatattatttagttatttaattTGACCCGTCCCAAGCGCAGGGACGGGTTGGGTAGTTGGGAGCCAAACATCACAAGCTTGATGTTGCATTTGTCAATGAACATGTTGTATATTTTACCGCAGCCATCCTTCCGAATGGTGTGTGCAAATAGACACACTAAGCATGAGCTGGATCAAGCTTACTATACGGAGCCTGAGCCTTGTTGGGAAATGAAGTCGGATGAAAACATTGCATGCTTGCTGCTGTTTAATTTGGACACTTTGTTTTGCCAAGATATTCTGGCTGCCCCTTTACTGAACTGTGCAGATGGGAGATAATCTCATTTATGTtgcaaaaacagacattttgattacatgGAGGGACACCGTGTGACTGGCATTATTTCTCTCCCCTACCAGTCTTTATAAGAGACAAATGGCACAAGAAAAGACAACTATCTGCCtcgggagggaaaagaaaacaaggagcTGAGCACAGCGACAAGCTCTTTGCTCAGCTGACATTTTTATCACAGCAGCTCACTTGAAGCGCTTTCATTTCTGGCACAGCATCAGACACATGTAGACCCCCTTACTTGCTGTTTATCTTTACCTCCTCACTCTTCATGTCCTCATCCCTCCATTGCggcctctttctgtctctcccctTCTGTTTTGTGTGCCTTTTGTACACTATCTGTCACCTATTTATaatgaggcacacacacatactgagaAATGTGAATATACACAGTGCCACACAAGGCAGGCCAGCGCGTACAGTACACAACGCAGTTTAGAAGCCATATTTTGCATCCTGcacaataattacatttattgaGGTTAATATGAGTGGGATTAGTCTAAAGCTAGAGAGACATATTGCTAAGAAGCAGGTAAACCATGAGTAAGGAGTAAAAAAGAGGCTGTGTAGGTGGAGAAAGGATCATCAAAGAGCATTTTAAGCAAAGGGGAGAGAGGTGTTTCTATACAATTATCTACTTCCCAACATCAGAACAACTCGAGGTAGGTTATTGGAGCTGATGAGACCAACCGATGGTTATAAAGGATTTGGAAAGAGATGGTAGAAAGGGGGTTAGGACGGCAGAAAGACATCGAACATCCAGCACAGGAGAACGAGCTGCTGACATTGAAGGTGAAatggtgaagaggaggaagagaagtcaAAGGAGTGTGAgcgagagaaacaaacagagtGACAGCCAACACATGACAGCAGGGCAGAGTGAGGGACAGCTTGTCAGGTTTGGAGAGAAGGTGGAAATCACAAAATGGTCAGAGGGGATATTACTGATTTAGTGGCCACAGGCATAATTCACATGCGGAGGTGCAAAAAGAGTTaaggaggaagagagcgagCGGGGATCCATTAAGAATGTAGGAATGGTTGGTGTGAAAGCAGGATGTGAAAAAGCTTGAAGTAGGTGAAAGGGCCTCTGGGAAAGGCGAGCCCGTTGATTGAAACGAAGGGATTCATGGGGAGAAGCAATATATGTCGAGGAGAATTTGAGAATAAAAAGCTCaacagaagagaggaaaaaaaaggaagtgatTAGTTTGCTTTGGTGTAGAGCTAAGGTGTCTCCCTGGGGTTACATACCCTTGAATGTGACGGGAAAGAGGAAATCTACTAGCACGTACAGGCTGGTACGTATGACATGTACATCAAtctcacacacgcatgcacactaCAGCAATTCTCCACCGGCCTGACATTTCAATTCTATTACACAGAGTTGACAGCCTACTGGTACATATTGCTATAAAACTTAAATGTACTCTCCCCTTAGTGTCAGTGCTCCCGCTTGACACCCTAtcgtcttcttctccctctctccctctctcactagAGCACTTTTGCAATTAATATCTCTggatctgcttttttttctccatcattGCTCCCTGTTTTCATCCTTAtctttttctcactctctctctcggtgtCTAATCTTCTAGTCTTGTCTCATCACACCACATcctctggtcccccccccccccatttactTCCCTCTCTCACCCTTCGCTGAGGGCCTTGCTCTTCTCCAGGTCTTGAATGACGTTGAGAAGCACTTTGATCTTCTCCTGATTGGACTGCAGgttctcctccacgctgtgcagCTGCCCCTCCAGCCCGCGCGGTGCGATCCCCGCGGGTCCAAACAACATCCCTCCCGGAGCCCCGTTACATTGTGCTTTCATATGAGTCCTGCAAGGCTGAGTGTGGTCCTCAAAGGATTTGCTCTTCTGTCTTGCGCCGTCCTTGAGTTTGATCCGCTCCGAGGATTCccgtttaggtgtgtgtgtggggtcctGAGTGTTTTTAGGTTGTGCTACAGGTGTGGCCGGTTTGGAACGAGCAGGCTTCGGGGAGCATTTCGGCGGGAGAGGTGGGGTGTCGGTCGATTCGAAGTCGCCGTGAGGGGACGGAGCTGTCTGTTTAGGAGGGACACAGActgatgtgtgtgggtgtgtgagttcATCATCGCGCTGGCTGTCGGCCAAGTCGTACTTTTGTTTGTCAGTCAAACGGGCCGCCGCGGATGGTGTTTGTGGGTGCTGCGTGTGCGCGGTAGCTGTGGTGTTGTTGTGCATCTTTGAGTCCGTTGTTTGCGTTGCTGTGTCCTTGTAATGAGTAAAGTCTGCAGAATGCGGCCTCGTCTGCTGTTTGGATTTGCTGTTTGATGTGTGGTTGGAGTGGGAGCTGTGTGTTTTTGGTATAGTGTGCGAAAGCTGTGGTACCGCGCCCGTGGGCGGGTTTCCCGCGTCTGTGTTTTTGCTGCATTGCTCAGGGTCCGCAGCGGATACCTTTCTGGACTTGTTGGGTTTCCGTGGCGGATTCGGTAAAGTCTGGCTGGCTGTTATTTGATTGACGGCCTTCCTGCGACATGCGCCTGTGCACGGTGTGATCTGTGAtcgtctcctcccacatgtCCCACAAAGACTGGGTGGGGAGGTCGGCATCAACCGGCAGGGCCGCGGCGGGGTGGCGTGAACAGTCGTACAAGCACCGCCGCTCTTCAACACGGAGCGATGGCCCTCTCCTCGCAGAGACTGcaccctccttctctctctggccGGCTCCTCCCCTTCTGCGGCCTCGCTGCAAACTCCTCCCACTGCATCGGAGGCCACCACGCTGCCATTTGTGTACCTAGCTGTCCGTTTATTTCTCGTGTCCGTGGGGTTTAGTGTCTTGACCTGGCAGTAAACCCGGCTGCCCGGCCCCTGTGACCCCATGTTGCCCTGTGTCAGGCTGTTGATCTCGTTCTGCGATCGCTCCTTGGACACTGGCATACTGTTGCTGTCACTCCCGACGACTCCCGCCTTCTCCGCTGACGCCGTTTTGCAGGTTTCCGTGGTGTGTGGCCGATGTGTGTCGGTTGGTTGGCTGCCGTGTCGTTTGACGGAGGCGATAGTCCGCAGTCCGGGAGATGTTTGCACGCCGACACTGCACAGCGGCCCCCATCGCACCCCTGCCAAGGGAACCCCCAGCGCAGGCACTGGATTGGTTGGGTCGGCCACCCTCCTGCCCATAATCCTCCGCAGGTTGGCTCAGCCCCCAGACGAGCTGAACATGATGGAGGCGGGCCGTGACATCAGCTAACGTCAGCAGGATTATACCCAATTCGAACCCAGAATGCATCCAGCTTTTGTTGGCCAAATGAAGTAGCGGGTTTGTGAGGTAGAGTGAGAGTGTTTATATGTCAATGCTGGAGACAGGAACTCAATATCCAATACGATTTTAAACTCTCAATGTTCTTCCTTTAATGACCTCCTTTAGATTAGATACTACTGATTGGACATCGCAGTCGAGGCTTCTCTCGGGCCTCTAACCGATGGCCCGCAGATGATGAGTTGGACGGAGTCCATGGGCACCGTAGGTTTGTTctagaaagagggagaaaaagagaggccCAATGAGCGAAACGACAGGAGAAAGAAGGGAGACAGGGAGTGCTTGTCAGATTAGCAGGAAGACACAGTCGTTGGGCAGGTAAAGCACCAAATAAAAGCTTTAACCAATACTGAAGGCACACATTGACCGGATCGATAGAACCATCAACCTCTGATGAGACCAGCAGGTAGGTGGGAGTCACACAGGcaaaactctaaatctcatcaGTTCATTTCTGTAGAGGGGGCTGAATGAACTGGTAACAGTTTCTATCTCTAGTCACAGTTTGTCATTATGTCTTTGGTTAGTTTGGGACTGCAGGTGGTCTTTCATTGCGTGATGACACAGCGTGACGCATTTCAAATGAGGTAATGTTTTCCTCCCACAGCAGTATGTAAACGATGCATCGTCCTTCAACATCTCTCACGGAAACAGGTTTAAAATCTGTTCACTGAGTGTAATGTAATCGTAAACTCTCAAAGACAGTCATGTtgcctaaatgtttttttaattgtgtgttGGGTAGGAAAGGTTATTTTGAATGCCtggtttttaattattatatgGTCAACGTTTAATGGCTAAAGGAGTAAAGTTAGAAATTAGACCCACTTCAATGACTAGAGACTAAACTCTTGCATCATGACACTATGATTAGCTGCCAAATTTGGGGCAACGGATTTTTCCTTGGGAGGAAATAGGGTCACATCATGAGCACAGATTGGACAAAAACGGGCCAAAACGACTAAATAAGAGACCAAATCCAGGTTGCCACACTGTCTCTTCACATAATACAAACATTCATTTAAGAAATTTAAGAAATGTTGTACATCAAGGTCAGAAGTTGCAGCCAATTTCTTCCTGCGCACCTTCATTTAAATCCGATCCCTGGCCAAATCGGGGAGCGAATATGCTGGAGTCCCAGAATATTTATGATTTATAATAGTCTATTTAAGGCCAAATAACTAATTTGTGGATGAAATTGAGCTAGTCCAATAAATCAGTAAGCAAACTgaattcatttttctgtttaccacattattgacacacacacacacacacacacacacacacacacacacacgcagagaaaggaaaaagggcTTATTTTGGGCCAGCTGGTACAACATCACAGCGCAGATCCTGGCTGTAGGGTCAAGGTTGttacagtatttttttcttttacaaaatagGGGAAATATGTTCCTGTTAGTTAAAAAATTCATGAGTTCACTGTGGAAAGAAATCCATTAGGAGGCCTGTCTGAACAGCAAAGACTGACGTCAGATTCATGCTCAGGAAACGGGCCTTTCAGTAGTGGCCTCCTAGTTAAAGACGTGTTCTCAGTAGCGGACTGAACGCGGACGGCGTGACCGCGACTCGTGTTTAAGCCGTATGTCACATGCTGCTTTGGCGGCATGTGCAGAATGGAAATGGCCGTTTTagcccttttttatttctttatttccctGACAGCAAATGTAATTAATTTAGTCAATCTCTTTTGGAATTTCAGTTTTCATTTCTCATGAATTA
This window contains:
- the insyn2b gene encoding uncharacterized protein insyn2b, which produces MGRRVADPTNPVPALGVPLAGVRWGPLCSVGVQTSPGLRTIASVKRHGSQPTDTHRPHTTETCKTASAEKAGVVGSDSNSMPVSKERSQNEINSLTQGNMGSQGPGSRVYCQVKTLNPTDTRNKRTARYTNGSVVASDAVGGVCSEAAEGEEPARERRRVQSLRGEGHRSVLKSGGACTTVHATPPRPCRLMPTSPPSLCGTCGRRRSQITPCTGACRRKAVNQITASQTLPNPPRKPNKSRKVSAADPEQCSKNTDAGNPPTGAVPQLSHTIPKTHSSHSNHTSNSKSKQQTRPHSADFTHYKDTATQTTDSKMHNNTTATAHTQHPQTPSAAARLTDKQKYDLADSQRDDELTHPHTSVCVPPKQTAPSPHGDFESTDTPPLPPKCSPKPARSKPATPVAQPKNTQDPTHTPKRESSERIKLKDGARQKSKSFEDHTQPCRTHMKAQCNGAPGGMLFGPAGIAPRGLEGQLHSVEENLQSNQEKIKVLLNVIQDLEKSKALSEGRSSYRTGQDINNCPTCQKTACIIYSVEHDFRQQEGRFQGVLEALEGECDVSAPTPTKLAPASQASSFPSRPSARARVKKLRKKCFWWL